In Elephas maximus indicus isolate mEleMax1 chromosome 4, mEleMax1 primary haplotype, whole genome shotgun sequence, a genomic segment contains:
- the LOC126076385 gene encoding olfactory receptor 6C2-like produces MRNHTVTNFILLGLSNDPQLKVVIFIFLFLTYILSVTGNLTIISLTFIDSRLKTAMYFFLQNFSFLEISFTSACIPSYLYNISTGDRTITYDNCAIQIFFIDLFAVTEFFLLATMSYDRYIAICKPLHYATIMNNKVCRRLIVCCWTAGLLIILPPLSLGLSLEFCDSNVIDHFACDASPLLKISCSETWLIEQVVMVCAVLTFITTLVCVVLSYVYIIKTILRFSSAQQRKKAFSTCSSHMTVVSITYGSCIFIYIKPSPKESVSINKGVTVLTSSISPMLNPFIYTLRNKQVKRAFNDSIKRIALLLKKLRNSQTESN; encoded by the coding sequence ATGAGAAACCACACAGTAACCAATTTTATCCTGCTGGGACTGAGCAATGACCCACAACTGAAGGTTGTGATTTTTATCTTTCTATTTCTCACCTATATATTGAGTGTAACTGGGAACCTGACAATCATCTCCCTCACCTTCATTGACTCTCGCCTTAAAActgccatgtactttttcctacaAAATTTCTCCTTCTTGGAAATCTCATTTACATCTGCTTGTATTCCCAGTTACCTCTACAACATATCGACAGGTGACAGGACAATCACATACGACAATTGTGccattcaaattttttttatagacctCTTTGCTGTtacagaattttttcttcttgccACCATGTCCTATGACAGATACATAGCCATCTGCAAACCCCTACATTATGCGACCATCATGAACAACAAGGTCTGTAGAAGACTCATTGTGTGTTGCTGGACAGCTGGCTTGTTAATCATACTCCCACCGCTAAGCCTGGGCCTAAGTCTGGAATTCTGTGACTCTAATGTCATTGACCATTTTGCCTGTGATGCATCCCCTCTCCTAAAGATCTCATGCTCAGAAACATGGCTCATAGAGCAGGTGGTCATGGTTTGTGCTGTGCTGACCTTTATCACGACCCTTGTATGTGTTGTCCTGTCTTATGTTTACATCATCAAGACTATTCTTCGATTCTCTTCTgcccagcaaaggaaaaaggCATTTTCTACCTGCTCTTCCCACATGACTGTGGTTTCCATCACCTATGGCAGCTGCATTTTCATCTATATCaaaccttcaccaaaagaatCAGTGTCCATTAATAAGGGTGTGACAGTACTCACGTCTTCCATCTCCCCCATGCTGAATCCCTTCATTTACACCCTGAGGAACAAGCAAGTAAAACGAGCTTTCAATGACTCAATCAAAAGGATTGCGTTGCTTTTAAAGAAGTTAAGAAATTCACAAACGGAAAGCAAttaa